AAGCGGCGCACGTTCTCATCCATCAGGTTGTAGCGATAGTTGCCACGGTATTCGTCCAGGGTTTCGGCAACTTTGCTCTTGGCCTCGGTGGTGAGGTTGCGCCAGATGCGCCCGCCTTCGGTGGTCAGTTGCGCCGGCACCGGGCCGTCGGCGTAGATGGTGTCGCCGCTGTGGATAAAAAAGTCTGGCAGGCGCAGGCGCATGGCTTCGTAGATGCGCATGCCGCCGATATCCGGGTTGATCCCGAAGCCCTGGCCGACGGTATCGCCGCTCCACACAAAGCGGATATCGCGGCGCTGTTGCGGCACGCTGCGCAGGTGGCCGAACCAGGGCTCGCTAGCAACGCCGGTCTGGGCATCTTCGAATTGCACACGGTAGAAGATCGCTTGATCGGCCGGTAATCCGCTCAACTCGACGCGGGCGGTGAAATCGCTGCGGCTGTCGGCCAGGGGCGAGATAAACCTGCGCGGGTTGCTGAACAGGCTACGCGTGTCCCACTCGACCACCATCCGCGCCGGACGGTCACAGCGGCTCCAGATCATTGCGCGGTCGCCCAGCAAGTCGCCGGACTGCACGCCATCGGTCAATTGCGGTCGATCCTTGACCGACGCAATCACCGCCGGCGCCAGCCCTGGCAGCAATAGGCCGGCGCCGACACCTTGGATCACACGACGGCGACCGGGATTGAAGTGGCTCATGGAGCAGTCCTCTTGCAGGGTCAAAGAGGCACTTAAGCATGGGCGAATGAAAGACGTATGACACCCGGTGCGTGGCAGGCTATGAAGGCCCGAACATTCCATCGACTGCCTTGACCTCCTTGACGACAAACGCCGTGCACACATCCTTGACCCCGGGAAAACCATTGATATGTCGCCTGGCGAACTCACTGAATGCCGCCAGGTCGGTTGCCAGGACAGTCAGGTGATAATCGAAAACCCCAGAGACACAGTGACAGGCGATGACCTGTTCAAATGAGGTAATGGCGGTCTCGAAAGCCTGCATGTGCGCCGTATCTTTTTGCTCCAGTGCTACCTGCACAAACGCAGATATCGCGTAGCCCAGCATTTGGGCGTCGATGCTCACATGGTAGCCCCGGATCACGCCGAGCTCTTCAAGCCTTTTCACTCGACGCCAGCAGGGAGAAGCGCTCAACGACACCAACTCGGCAAGCTCCGCGCTCGAGAGCCTGGCGTCTCTTTGAAGCGCCGCCAGCAGGCGCCGGTCCGTTGCATCTATTTTTGTTTTTGCAACTTTCATGACACCTCACCGACTCTTGGAACGCGTGCTCTAAGGCATCTCAATGAAAGGCGACGTTAGCACACGACTTTCCAGCAGATCATTTCCCCCAAACATGCGGCAAAACATCATCGCTCAAGGCACATCAGGACAGCGACCAGCACCAGCAGCAACAACGGTGGATTGCGCACAATCCTCGCCCCGACCGCCAGCCTCGGCTTTTTCCTGGCCGGATCAGACATAGGTCAACCAATGGCTGTAGTGGGGATTTTTCCCGCGCACAGCCGACAAGTACGTCTGCTGAATGGACCGGGTGATCATCCCGCGTGACCCTGTGCCGATTTTGCGCCCGTCGAGTTCACGAATAGGTGTGACTTCAGCCGCTGTACCGGTAAAAAAAGCCTCATCGCAGCAATACACTTCGTCACGGGTGATACGTTTTTCCCGGACGTCGAACCCCAGATCCTGTGCAATCACCTTGACCGAGTCGCGAGTGATACCGTCCAGGCA
The Pseudomonas hygromyciniae genome window above contains:
- a CDS encoding Lrp/AsnC family transcriptional regulator, with product MKVAKTKIDATDRRLLAALQRDARLSSAELAELVSLSASPCWRRVKRLEELGVIRGYHVSIDAQMLGYAISAFVQVALEQKDTAHMQAFETAITSFEQVIACHCVSGVFDYHLTVLATDLAAFSEFARRHINGFPGVKDVCTAFVVKEVKAVDGMFGPS